Proteins encoded within one genomic window of Drosophila willistoni isolate 14030-0811.24 chromosome XL unlocalized genomic scaffold, UCI_dwil_1.1 Seg141, whole genome shotgun sequence:
- the LOC6649325 gene encoding uncharacterized protein LOC6649325 encodes MLKIQAATNGGGQVEMELEEHNLKWFNLSADAKERKQQPEAISQSAFKKNQITSNLKSIQTIASIIKSTPEMPQQRTEDQENAFRRIEDVHNYAKLQDFCSDIDDDEDDDEDVDDEDVDDEGVEGVETETHFNNLKITRIQREDTEDPVDVVTVPQHECQQIEGEQEYTRCRAQQQKQQNQSLALSSTNEHDNTSDIITPEHHARRPMNAFLIFCKRHRAIVKERYKTLENRAITKILGDWWAALDEQEKQCFTDLAQQNKDAFFNANPNFKWYKLPAPPLRTLNTRPSNAMSVNLKENEGEDVASGAASSSNYFQLADENQMGELSSLLQVQQDKEDALQQALSETSQFFSAHMPPNTNQNRRKRTSLNTETSPSNSSEEDTLSPIKKMKSTRSCKGKIYQELMNSGQIAAITKKNKRNTSGGAQAPHLEDHEKPSQHLRSVSESSNSGFDLEEKIKELPALSLDIYLQRKRSTKKKKKFTSNKKSRNSHSGSGSGGNEGGIHQANDVNESAGGGGAGGVRRLIAPAAAAAAAAVGSQKRKARKESITRRDVSAIEQEVASILPLTINGCYYFNHTEAIKTPPALDNSSSFTSSSPLSSASSSSQVGATMGSNAYDVTSSTSDLLILAEVAANRTEHHHQQESSFAAGL; translated from the exons aTGCTAAAAATtcaagcagcaacaaatgGAGGTGGACAAGTGGAAATGGAATTGGAAGAACACAACTTGAAATGGTTTAACTTATCAGCTGATGCCAAAGAGAGAAAGCAACAGCCCGAAGCAATATCTCAAAGtgcctttaaaaaaaatcaaataacaTCCAATTTAAAATCCATACAAACAATAGCATCCATTATAAAGTCTACGCCAGAAATGCCCCAGCAACGTACTGAGGACCAAGAAAATGCCTTTCGTCGAATTGAGGATGTTCATAATTATGCCAAGCTGCAGGATTTTTGCAGCGACatagatgatgatgaggacgaTGACGAAGATGTAGATGATGAGGATGTAGACGATGAGGGAGTTGAGGGTGTGGAGACGGAAACCCatttcaacaatttaaaaataactCGCATTCAAAGGGAAGATACTGAGGACCCAGTTGATGTGGTTACAGTGCCACAGCATGAATGTCAACAGATTGAGGGGGAACAGGAATACACTCGATGCCgggcacaacaacaaaaacaacagaatCAGTCATTGGCGCTATCATCCACTAATGAACATGATAACACTTCCGATATTATTACGCCCGAGCATCATGCTCGTAGGCCAATGAATGCATTTCTCATATTTTGTAAACGGCATCGTGCCATTGTCAAAGAGCGTTACAAAACGCTCGAGAATAG AGCCATAACGAAGATACTCGGTGACTGGTGGGCAGCTCTAGATGAACAAGAGAAACAATGTTTCACTGATTTGGCACAACAG AACAAAGACGCTTTTTTTAATGCTAATCCAAATTTTAAATGGTACAAACTGCCTGCACCGCCGTTACGAACACTTAACACACGGCCGAGTAATGCAATGTCCGTAAATTTAAAGGAAAATGAAGGGGAAGATGTTGCTTCTGGAGCAGCCTCGTCTAGCAATTACTTTCAACTCGCCGATGAGAACCAAATGGGTGAATTAAGTTCTCTGCTCCAGGTACAACAGGACAAAGAAGATGCCCTCCAGCAGGCATTGAGTGAAACCagtcaattttttagtgcCCATATGCCGCCTAACACCAATCAAAATAGACGAAAACGTACTTCCTTAAATACTGAAACCTCACCTAGCAACTCTAGCGAAGAGGATACATTGTCACCTATTAAAAAGATGAAATCTACACGATCTTGCAAAGGTAAAATCTATCAGGAATTGATGAATTCTGGTCAAATCGCAGCCATAACCaagaaaaataagagaaaCACTAGTGGTGGTGCACAAGCACCACATTTGGAAGATCACGAGAAGCCTTCGCAGCACTTGAGAAGTGTTTCGGAATCGAGTAACAGCGGTTTTGATCTAGAGGAAAAGATCAAAGAGCTGCCAGCTCTCAGTTTGGATATATATTTACAGCGCAAACGCAGcaccaaaaagaagaagaaatttaCTAGCAATAAAAAGTCCAGGAATTCGCATAGTGGTAGTGGCAGTGGGGGAAATGAAGGAGGAATCCATCAGGCAAATGATGTAAATGAAAGTgcaggtggtggtggtgctggagGAGTGCGTAGATTGATAGcaccagctgctgctgctgctgccgctgcagTCGGTAGCCAAAAGCGAAAGGCACGCAAGGAGAGCATTACACGACGAGATGTCAGTGCCATTGAACAGGAGGTGGCCTCCATTTTACCGTTAACCATAAATGGTTGCTATTATTTCAATCACACGGAGGCAATCAAAACGCCACCGGCACTGGACAATTCATCATCATTTACATCATCATCGCCGCTGTCTTCAGCCTCATCGTCATCCCAAGTAGGAGCTACTATGGGATCCAATGCCTATGATGTGACATCCTCTACCTCAGATTTACTCATCTTGGCCGAAGTGGCAGCCAATCGCACTgaacatcatcatcagcaggaAAGCAGCTTTGCCGCAGGTCTATAA